The Montipora capricornis isolate CH-2021 chromosome 6, ASM3666992v2, whole genome shotgun sequence genome has a window encoding:
- the LOC138051788 gene encoding uncharacterized protein isoform X2 yields MDVRGPSIAEEPLALSLSTDDEEFEGGVTRIPELEDGLFEPLFSSTPGKRQRVSYEDGCLDSSRTEEPLLPESSVSIQEQETSCGEESGDDDGAKTLVDNQSEGEISSSNERKTNDRAEGNSHTTTKRHANRKKCYAETPKAVKDAGCCTEKCLEAMDLAEMCMIRKSVQGTSSLQKRQTLLDCLWVHAKPNESDLQHIPYYLSGYRVCSTAYRMIIGLSAKALRKTFRNFLDGIRTLQKSRSRNLTHKRLMAETWMEAFTKRVGDKMPDTGALHLPSYLDKTIMYRYMKADLEDGNEDVVHYSTFCHLLSDVFPHVKIPKVNRFTRCDYCTILGEEKRKARDRDVRKYLDKLFDFHNDLQMRERKLYYHHREKAKQYPHEYACIAQDGMDQVKLNFLMVGHTHEAVDQMFNKLSECLVKQDTRTFSELMSALEKCYTPSPKAVEVENVFDVKEWMAPFSTTLHNISNPHAFKFTKAPSGKVVMQYKNWGSNKSENWKPDSPDPEQWLTILKEDVEINPSEVPDYVIPNTEKLELGKLRTDIEKFYKSRLFSEEHKTEWSTLLSAENAKWSQKDRASSWPLQDILARKANLREKQKLPESGDNGLGFLGQKPEGVPVDVDDMVRNQVAPVREVYGGVYRRPQPDVVMVDSYEGVVPGSIVAVNLDGNYKPPHLAEVQQVDNTSFTVQWLKGGYKTKWVPWHGWTSTQIPKESVILTLMKMGN; encoded by the exons ATGGACGTGCGAGGACCCAG TATTGCCGAAGAGCCTTTAGCGCTTTCATTATCAACTGATGACGAAGAATTCGAAGGTGGGGTTACAAGAATTCCAGAACTTGAGGATGGACTATTTGAACCTCTTTTTAGTAGCACACCTGGGAAAAGGCAACGGGTATCATATGAGGACGGCTGTTTAGACTCCTCAAGAACCGAGGAACCACTCTTGCCCGAAAGTAGTGTTTCAATACAGGAACAAGAAACATCTTGCGGGGAAGAATCTGGAGATGACGATGGCGCTAAAACACTGGTTGACAATCAGTCCGAAGGCGAGATCTCGAGCAGCAATGAAAGGAAAACCAACGACAGAGCTGAAG GAAACtcgcacacaacaacaaaacgTCATGCTAATCGGAAGAAGTGCTATGCAGAAACTCCGAAAGCAG TTAAAGATGCTGGATGTTGTACTGAAAAATGTCTGGAGGCCATGGATCTGGCAGAGATGTGCATGATAAGGAAAAGTGTTCAGGGTACCAGTTCACTACAAAAGAGGCAGACATTACTTGATTGTTTGTGGGTGCATGCCAAGCCAAATGAAAG TGATCTTCAGCACATCCCATATTATTTAAGTGGATACAGAGTATGCAGCACTGCTTATCGTATGATAATTGGACTGAGTGCTAAAGCTTTAAGGAAAACGTTTCGTAACTTCCTTGACGGAATTAGGACTTTGCAGAAATCCCGGAGCAGGAACCTAACACACAAGAGGCTGATGGCTGAAACTTGGATGGAAGCATTCACTAAAAGG GTGGGTGATAAAATGCCAGACACGGGTGCCTTGCATCTTCCAAGCTATCTAGACAAAACCATCATGTACAGGTATATGAAAGCAGACTTGGAAGATGGCAATGAAGATGTCGTTCATTATAGCACTTTCTGCCATCTCCTGAGCGATGTGTTTCCACATGTTAAAATACCCAAG GTTAACCGTTTTACCAGGTGTGATTATTGCACAATATTGGGTGAGGAAAAGCGAAAAGCGAGAGACAGGGATGTGCGAAAGTACTTGGACAAACTGTTTGATTTCCACAATGACCTGCAAAT GAGAGAAAGGAAACTGTACTACCACCACAGGGAGAAGGCAAAACAGTACCCACACGAGTATGCTTGTATTGCACAAGATGGCATGGATCAG GTGAAACTGAATTTTTTAATGGTGGGACATACACATGAAGCTGTTGACCAGATGTTTAACAA GCTTTCAGAATGTCTCGTTAAGCAAGACACAAGAACCTTTTCAG AGCTAATGTCTGCCCTTGAAAAATGTTACACACCCTCCCCAAAGGCAGTAGAAGTTGAGAATGTGTTTGACGTCAAGGAGTGGATGGCACCCTTTTCAACAACCCTGCACAATATTTCCAACCCACACGCATTCAAATTCACTAAAGCTCCATCTGGAAAAGTTGTTATGCAGTATAAGAACTGGGGGAGTAATAAGAGTGAAAACTGGAAGCCAGATAGCCCTGACCCTGAACAGTGGCTTACCATCCTTAAA GAAGATGTGGAAATAAACCCCAGTGAGGTCCCTGATTATGTCATCCCGAACACAGAGAAGCTGGAACTTGGAAAGCTGCGGACTGATATTGAGAAATTTTATAAATCAAGGCTATTTTCAGAAGAGCACAAAACAGAGTGGAGTACTCTCCTATCAGCTGAGAATGCAAAGTGGAGTCAGAAAGATAGGGCATCAAGTTGGCCATTGCAAGATATACTTGCTAGGAAAGCAAACCTgagggaaaaacaaaaactaccTGAGTCGGGTGACAATGGCCTAGGATTTTTGGGGCAGAAACCTGAGGGGGTTCCAGTAGATGTCGATGACATGGTCAGAAATCAAGTTGCCCCAGTACGAGAG GTGTATGGTGGAGTATACAGAAGACCACAACCAGATGTAGTGATGGTGGATAGTTATGAAGGAGTAGTACCAGGTAGCATTGTTGCTGTCAACCTAGATGGAAACTACAAGCCTCCCCATCTAGCAGAAGTACAACAGGTTGACAATACCTCCTTTACTGTGCAGTGGCTAAAGGGTGGCTACAAGACAAAATGGGTGCCTTGGCATGGCTGGACATCCACCCAGATTCCAAAGGAAAGCGTAATATTGACTTTGATGAAAATGGGAAACTGA
- the LOC138051788 gene encoding uncharacterized protein isoform X1 — protein sequence MNKDDSAASSIAEEPLSLSILSSIAEEPLALSLSTDDEEFEGGVTRIPELEDGLFEPLFSSTPGKRQRVSYEDGCLDSSRTEEPLLPESSVSIQEQETSCGEESGDDDGAKTLVDNQSEGEISSSNERKTNDRAEGNSHTTTKRHANRKKCYAETPKAVKDAGCCTEKCLEAMDLAEMCMIRKSVQGTSSLQKRQTLLDCLWVHAKPNESDLQHIPYYLSGYRVCSTAYRMIIGLSAKALRKTFRNFLDGIRTLQKSRSRNLTHKRLMAETWMEAFTKRVGDKMPDTGALHLPSYLDKTIMYRYMKADLEDGNEDVVHYSTFCHLLSDVFPHVKIPKVNRFTRCDYCTILGEEKRKARDRDVRKYLDKLFDFHNDLQMRERKLYYHHREKAKQYPHEYACIAQDGMDQVKLNFLMVGHTHEAVDQMFNKLSECLVKQDTRTFSELMSALEKCYTPSPKAVEVENVFDVKEWMAPFSTTLHNISNPHAFKFTKAPSGKVVMQYKNWGSNKSENWKPDSPDPEQWLTILKEDVEINPSEVPDYVIPNTEKLELGKLRTDIEKFYKSRLFSEEHKTEWSTLLSAENAKWSQKDRASSWPLQDILARKANLREKQKLPESGDNGLGFLGQKPEGVPVDVDDMVRNQVAPVREVYGGVYRRPQPDVVMVDSYEGVVPGSIVAVNLDGNYKPPHLAEVQQVDNTSFTVQWLKGGYKTKWVPWHGWTSTQIPKESVILTLMKMGN from the exons ATGAATAAGGATGACTCCGCCGCTAGCTCAATTGCAGAAGAGCCTTTGTCGCTCTCAATTCTTTCCAGTATTGCCGAAGAGCCTTTAGCGCTTTCATTATCAACTGATGACGAAGAATTCGAAGGTGGGGTTACAAGAATTCCAGAACTTGAGGATGGACTATTTGAACCTCTTTTTAGTAGCACACCTGGGAAAAGGCAACGGGTATCATATGAGGACGGCTGTTTAGACTCCTCAAGAACCGAGGAACCACTCTTGCCCGAAAGTAGTGTTTCAATACAGGAACAAGAAACATCTTGCGGGGAAGAATCTGGAGATGACGATGGCGCTAAAACACTGGTTGACAATCAGTCCGAAGGCGAGATCTCGAGCAGCAATGAAAGGAAAACCAACGACAGAGCTGAAG GAAACtcgcacacaacaacaaaacgTCATGCTAATCGGAAGAAGTGCTATGCAGAAACTCCGAAAGCAG TTAAAGATGCTGGATGTTGTACTGAAAAATGTCTGGAGGCCATGGATCTGGCAGAGATGTGCATGATAAGGAAAAGTGTTCAGGGTACCAGTTCACTACAAAAGAGGCAGACATTACTTGATTGTTTGTGGGTGCATGCCAAGCCAAATGAAAG TGATCTTCAGCACATCCCATATTATTTAAGTGGATACAGAGTATGCAGCACTGCTTATCGTATGATAATTGGACTGAGTGCTAAAGCTTTAAGGAAAACGTTTCGTAACTTCCTTGACGGAATTAGGACTTTGCAGAAATCCCGGAGCAGGAACCTAACACACAAGAGGCTGATGGCTGAAACTTGGATGGAAGCATTCACTAAAAGG GTGGGTGATAAAATGCCAGACACGGGTGCCTTGCATCTTCCAAGCTATCTAGACAAAACCATCATGTACAGGTATATGAAAGCAGACTTGGAAGATGGCAATGAAGATGTCGTTCATTATAGCACTTTCTGCCATCTCCTGAGCGATGTGTTTCCACATGTTAAAATACCCAAG GTTAACCGTTTTACCAGGTGTGATTATTGCACAATATTGGGTGAGGAAAAGCGAAAAGCGAGAGACAGGGATGTGCGAAAGTACTTGGACAAACTGTTTGATTTCCACAATGACCTGCAAAT GAGAGAAAGGAAACTGTACTACCACCACAGGGAGAAGGCAAAACAGTACCCACACGAGTATGCTTGTATTGCACAAGATGGCATGGATCAG GTGAAACTGAATTTTTTAATGGTGGGACATACACATGAAGCTGTTGACCAGATGTTTAACAA GCTTTCAGAATGTCTCGTTAAGCAAGACACAAGAACCTTTTCAG AGCTAATGTCTGCCCTTGAAAAATGTTACACACCCTCCCCAAAGGCAGTAGAAGTTGAGAATGTGTTTGACGTCAAGGAGTGGATGGCACCCTTTTCAACAACCCTGCACAATATTTCCAACCCACACGCATTCAAATTCACTAAAGCTCCATCTGGAAAAGTTGTTATGCAGTATAAGAACTGGGGGAGTAATAAGAGTGAAAACTGGAAGCCAGATAGCCCTGACCCTGAACAGTGGCTTACCATCCTTAAA GAAGATGTGGAAATAAACCCCAGTGAGGTCCCTGATTATGTCATCCCGAACACAGAGAAGCTGGAACTTGGAAAGCTGCGGACTGATATTGAGAAATTTTATAAATCAAGGCTATTTTCAGAAGAGCACAAAACAGAGTGGAGTACTCTCCTATCAGCTGAGAATGCAAAGTGGAGTCAGAAAGATAGGGCATCAAGTTGGCCATTGCAAGATATACTTGCTAGGAAAGCAAACCTgagggaaaaacaaaaactaccTGAGTCGGGTGACAATGGCCTAGGATTTTTGGGGCAGAAACCTGAGGGGGTTCCAGTAGATGTCGATGACATGGTCAGAAATCAAGTTGCCCCAGTACGAGAG GTGTATGGTGGAGTATACAGAAGACCACAACCAGATGTAGTGATGGTGGATAGTTATGAAGGAGTAGTACCAGGTAGCATTGTTGCTGTCAACCTAGATGGAAACTACAAGCCTCCCCATCTAGCAGAAGTACAACAGGTTGACAATACCTCCTTTACTGTGCAGTGGCTAAAGGGTGGCTACAAGACAAAATGGGTGCCTTGGCATGGCTGGACATCCACCCAGATTCCAAAGGAAAGCGTAATATTGACTTTGATGAAAATGGGAAACTGA